A single genomic interval of Microbacterium sp. zg-Y1090 harbors:
- a CDS encoding alpha/beta fold hydrolase, with product MVLVHGIGMSHRSLRRLHDALAAHEATVFSIDLPGYGGLPKPDHDVDVAEMAEGLAGVLATLDTGPVVLVGHSMGAQWVVETACRRPDLVAQVVAIGPVADERHRSLPAQAGALALDTLRESPVANAIVFTDYLRCGIRYYLAQVRHMIDYPIEQRVADLAVPLQVIRGQRDPVARADWCRRLADAASDATVVEIPAAAHIVQHTAPRAVASAILARAGLTAAT from the coding sequence CATCGGCATGTCGCACCGCTCCCTGCGTCGCCTGCACGACGCGCTGGCCGCCCACGAGGCGACGGTGTTCTCGATCGACCTGCCGGGCTACGGGGGGCTGCCCAAGCCCGACCACGACGTCGACGTCGCCGAGATGGCGGAGGGACTCGCCGGGGTGCTCGCCACCCTCGATACCGGCCCGGTCGTGCTGGTGGGTCATTCGATGGGCGCCCAGTGGGTCGTCGAGACCGCCTGCCGCCGACCCGACCTCGTCGCTCAGGTCGTGGCGATCGGCCCCGTGGCCGACGAGCGCCACCGCTCCCTGCCGGCGCAGGCGGGCGCGCTCGCTCTGGACACGCTCCGGGAGTCGCCGGTGGCGAACGCGATCGTATTCACCGATTACCTGCGCTGCGGCATCCGCTATTACCTGGCGCAGGTGCGCCACATGATCGACTACCCGATCGAGCAGCGCGTGGCCGATCTCGCCGTGCCGCTGCAGGTGATCCGCGGCCAGCGGGACCCCGTCGCCCGGGCGGACTGGTGCCGCCGGCTCGCAGATGCGGCGTCGGATGCCACGGTGGTCGAGATCCCGGCGGCCGCCCACATCGTGCAGCACACCGCGCCGCGCGCGGTGGCCTCGGCGATCCTGGCCCGCGCCGGCCTCACGGCGGCGACGTGA